TTTAATGACTTTGGGATTTTTGGCGACTTCATGCGCAGGACCTTCTAAGATAATATTCCCCGTTTCCAATACATAAGCCCGATGAGCTACTTCTAAAGCCATATGGGCGTTTTGCTCTACTAATAAAATAGTAGTGCCTTCTGCATTTGCCTGCCGTATAACTCGGAATATATCCTGAACTAAGAGGGGAGCTAAGCCCATAGATGGCTCATCTAATAGCATAAGTTTAGCTCGAGCCATTAGGCCACGACCTAAGGCTAACATCTGTTGCTCTCCTCCCGATAAGGTTTCTCCAAATTGAAATTTTCGTTCTTTCAGTAAGGGAAATAAATCATAAACTTTATTTAAATCTTCCTGAATAGCTATTTTATCTCTTCTCCCCCAGGAAGCAAGTTCTAAATTTTCTTGAACTGTTAGAGGCCCAAATATTATTCTTCCTTCCGGGACATGAGCTATGCCTAATTTTACTAAATCGTAGGCCGGTACAGATAATAAATCCTTATTTAAAAAAGTAATGCTTCCACCTTGGGGCTTAAGAAGATTGGAAATGGTGCGTAAAGTAGTTGATTTACCGGCTCCATTTGCCCCAATTAGAGTTACAATTTCACCTTCTTTGACTTCGAAAGAGATGCCCTTGAGGGCGCGAATTGGGCCATAAGATACATCTAAATTATGAATTTTTAACATCTTTTTTTTCTTCTCCCAAATAAGCTCCGATTACCGTTGGATTTTTTTGTATTTCCTGGGGAGTTCCTTCTGCGATCTGTACTCCGAAATCCATTACCATAATTCTTTCACAAATTCCCATTACAAATTGCATATGATGCTCTATTAAAAAAATAGTTAATTGAAAATCTTCTTTTATCTTCTTTACTAATTCCATTAATTTGATAGTTTCATAAGGATTCATTCCGGCTGCCGGTTCGTCAAGTAGAAGTATACTTGGTTTAGTCGCTAAAGCTCGGGCTATTTCTAATTTTCTCTGTTCTCCATAGGGGAGACTTCCAGCGGGATTATTGTAATAAGTATGTAGATCAAAAAGACGCAGCAATTCCAACGCCTGTTTATTCATTTCTTCTTCTTCACGATGATAATTTTCATCTCTTAGTATGCCTGAAAGAATACTGTAATGAGTGCGGAAGTGATAGGCAATTATAATGTTTTCTAAAACAGTTAAGTTTGGAAAAATACGAATATTTTGAAAGGTGCGAACAATCCCTTTTTGAGTAATTTTATGGGAAGGCAGTCCTCCAATATATTCTCCTTGGAAAAAAATCTCTCCGGAGGTAGGAGGATAGATACCGGTAATAACATTAAATACGGTAGTTTTACCTGCACCGTTAGGTCCAATAAGACCAACTAATTCCCCTTTTTTGATTTTAGTATTAAATTTTTCAACGGCTTTTAATCCACCAAAATAGCAGCACATATCTTTTAATTCCAAAATCGTCATTTAATTTACCTCTTTCTTTTTAGGAATTAAAAATGAAAATTCACGATTACCAAAGATGCCATCAGGTTTTCTTAGCATTAATATAATTAAAAATAAGGGGTAAATCACCATTCTCCATTGCTGAAAATTAATAACTCTCAAGAATTCCGGAAGAATAGTAAGACCGGTGGCAGCAATAATAGAACCAGTGATACTTCCCATTCCTCCAGCATAAAGATAGATGAGGTAATCAATTGATTTTATAAAACTAAAATTATCTGGATGGATAAATCTTAAGACATGAGCGAAAAGTCCACCTCCTACTCCAGCGAAAAAAGCACTTATGCTAAAAGCAATGATTTTGTAACGGGTGGTATCGATACCCATTGTCTCTGCTGCAACGTCATTTTCTCTTATAGAAAGACAAGCTCTCCCATGGGTAGAGTAAATGAAATTACGCATAATTATTATGGATAATATTGAGACTGTATACACTATCCAAAATTTGGAAAGATTTGGAATAGAAGATAGTCCCCGAGGTCCACTTATTTTAGCGATAGTGTCCGAAAAGCTTACTAAACCTATTTGGTTTAAAAAGGCAGCAATTTCATCAGAGCTGCGAATAACTGAACGGATTACTTCGCCAAAAGCTAAAGTTACTATCGCTAAATAATCTCCTCTTAATTTTAAGGTGGGAAGTCCGATGAGATATCCGGCAAAGGCGGCTACCAATCCTCCCATAATTAAAGAAAAAATAAAAAGTGCTAATTGAGGGAAATAAGCCATGTTTGCTGCCTTAAATAAAATAGTAGTGAAATAAGCCGAAGTATAAGCCCCGATACACATAAAACCTGCATGACCGATAGAGAATTGGCCGGTAAATCCATTAATCAAATTCAAGCTGACAGTCATCATAATATTAATCAAGGCAAACATTATAATCTGCATGTAGTAACGGGTAAACAGGCGAGGGGCAATAGGAATAGTACCGTTAAATATCTCAAAAAATAAATAAATAAGAGCTGTAATTAATATAAATTTGTAATATTTTTTAATTAAGTAAAAAATATTCTTAATAATTTTCATTAGTTTATACCTTTTCTTTGGTGAATTTACCCAAGAGTCCTGCCGGTCTAAAGACTAAAACTACTATCAGTATTATGAAAGCAATTCCATACCCAAAATTTGAATTAATAGAAGTAGCAAAGGTTTCGGAGATGCCCATTACATAACTTCCCAGCATGGCTCCCGGAATACTGCCAATACCTCCCAAAACAGCCGCAATAAAAGCTTTAAGTCCTGGCCAGATTCCCAGGTAGGGTGATTGCAATTGCCCATAGGTTAGAGCATATAATGTTCCGGAAGCAGCAGCAAGAGAAATTCCTATACCAAAAGTGATGGAGATAATGTTATTTATATTTATGCCCATCATCAGACAAGCATCTTTATTGAAGGCTACCGCCCGCATTGCCTTTCCAATCATAGTTTTCTTGACAACATATTGCAAAGCCATCATAAGAATAATGGTTACCGCAACATCTAAAATCTTTATATTATTAATAGTTATTCCGCTGATGTTAAAAGTTTTTTCGACAATTAATGCGGGGAAGGGGATAAATTTAGGACCAAAAACAATCTTGTTTAGAGGAAAGGGAACATTTTGCGGTGATAGAGCAAAAAAATTCTCCAAAAAAAGAGAAACACCCAAAGCAGTGATCAAGGCCGCTAATCTAGGTTTAAACCTTAAAGGTTTGTAAGCAATTTTTTCAATAATCATTCCCAACAGAGCGGTTACGGTCATAGAAAAAATCAATACGATTATAAAAGGAAAACCAACGTTGTGGGCAATTAGATAATTACCCAAGAAACAAGAGATATAGGCGCCAAACATAAAAAGGTCGCCATGGGCAAAATTAATCAACTTGATAATGCCATAGATCATAGTATAGCCTAAAGCTATCAGAGCATAAATGCTTCCCAACTGGATTCCATTTACCAACTGTTGAAAAAAGGACTGAAATCCAAAAGATAATATATATAAAAGCAAAAAGATCAGGATAATAACGGAAATAAAAGTATATTTTGCCCAATTAGGTAGTTTTTCATAGGTTAATATTTTTTTGTTTAAAGAGGAAGAAATTTGTTTTTTGGTCATCTTTATCCTATTTGTATTATAAAATTATTTTTATTATTGCTTTATATAATACAACAGGACATTGCAAAAAGCAATGTCCTGTTGTAGAAAATAATCTAATATCCAAAAAAAATTTTGGATCGGTTCATATTTTTACGGTTGGACAAATTTTTGGAAAACGAATTTGCCGTTTTCCACTTTGATTACCGCCGCCTTTTTAATAGGATCACCATATTCGTCAAAAGTGATTTGACCAGAAACACATTCTAAATTAGTTGCAGCAATAGCGTCTCTTAGGTCTGCTTTATTCAAAGAACCAGTTCTGTTCAGGGAGTCGATTAGGATTAAAGCAGCATCATAAGCTAAAGTAGCTAAGGCATCCGGAGTTGCTCCGTAAGTTTCTGCATATTTTTTTACAAAGTTCTGCACAATGGGTCTGGGGTCTTCGGGTGAATAATGGTTGCAGAAATATCCGCCTTCTACTGCCTCTCCACCTAATTTAGGAAATTCTGCTGAATCCCATCCATCTGCTCCCACAAAAGGAACGGTTATTCCTAAACCTCGAGCTTGTTTTGCCATCAAAGCTGCAGCAGAGTAATAGGCGTCTAAAAAGATTACGTCCGGATTAGCTGCTTTTATATTAGTTAATTGTGCAGAGAAATCAGTAGTTTTATCTTCATCAGTAAATGATTCGTAAGCAACTACTTTACCGCCTAATTTTTCAAAACTTTCTCTAAAAGCTTCAGCTAATCCCTTAGTGTAATCATTGGCATTATCGAAGATTACTGCAGCAGTTTTTGCTTTTAAATCGTTAGTGCAAAAAGTTGCCACTACTGCACCCTGGAAAGGATCAAGAAAGCAAGATCGGAAAATATAGTCACCGGTTCTGGTAACTTGAACAGCAGTTGAAGTAGGACTAATGACCGGAACGCCAGCATCTTGCGCAATAGGTGCACCGGCTAAGGTACATTTACTCATTACCGAGCCAAGAATGGCTACTACTTCATCTTGGTCAATAAGCTTTCGAAAGGCATTAGCTGCTGCTTCGGGAGAACCCTGGTCATCTTCAAAAATGTAACGAATTAAATATTTTTCTCCCCCGATATCAATACCGCCTTTATCATTTACTTCTTGAAAGGCTAATACACAACCATTTCGAGTAGAAGCACCATAAGTAGCGGCACCACCTGTAAGGCAAGCTACTCCACCAATTTTAATTATTTTGGCTGAAGCAACTGAAACAGAAAATAAAAAACATACTAAAATTAATAAAATTAACAATTTCTTATTCATTATTTTACCTCTCTTTTACTATTTAATTTTAATGACTCCAAGTAGAAACAAAACACGTATTTATTCTCCTATCATCACCTCCCGCATTAAATAAGTCTATACGTAAGTTCTGAATTGTAGATTACCTGTAATTTAAATTTTTTTGTATAAAAAAACCTGAAGGATTAGTTCTAAATTATGGAACCTATCCTTCAGGCTTTTTTCCTAAAAGTGTGGCATTTATTAATAAATGCTTTGTACCGCTCGGTCCAGACTTCTTTAAAAAACGGAACCCTAGGTACACTCCCAATATACTATTTAATTTTTAAGAAATATTACCATGCATGATAGTAATTGTCAAGTATTTCAGGTTAGTTTTTTGCTTTTATGAAAGAGTTGGGTTAA
The window above is part of the Candidatus Atribacteria bacterium genome. Proteins encoded here:
- a CDS encoding branched-chain amino acid ABC transporter permease, translating into MTKKQISSSLNKKILTYEKLPNWAKYTFISVIILIFLLLYILSFGFQSFFQQLVNGIQLGSIYALIALGYTMIYGIIKLINFAHGDLFMFGAYISCFLGNYLIAHNVGFPFIIVLIFSMTVTALLGMIIEKIAYKPLRFKPRLAALITALGVSLFLENFFALSPQNVPFPLNKIVFGPKFIPFPALIVEKTFNISGITINNIKILDVAVTIILMMALQYVVKKTMIGKAMRAVAFNKDACLMMGININNIISITFGIGISLAAASGTLYALTYGQLQSPYLGIWPGLKAFIAAVLGGIGSIPGAMLGSYVMGISETFATSINSNFGYGIAFIILIVVLVFRPAGLLGKFTKEKV
- a CDS encoding branched-chain amino acid ABC transporter permease; this encodes MQIIMFALINIMMTVSLNLINGFTGQFSIGHAGFMCIGAYTSAYFTTILFKAANMAYFPQLALFIFSLIMGGLVAAFAGYLIGLPTLKLRGDYLAIVTLAFGEVIRSVIRSSDEIAAFLNQIGLVSFSDTIAKISGPRGLSSIPNLSKFWIVYTVSILSIIIMRNFIYSTHGRACLSIRENDVAAETMGIDTTRYKIIAFSISAFFAGVGGGLFAHVLRFIHPDNFSFIKSIDYLIYLYAGGMGSITGSIIAATGLTILPEFLRVINFQQWRMVIYPLFLIILMLRKPDGIFGNREFSFLIPKKKEVN
- a CDS encoding ABC transporter substrate-binding protein, coding for MNKKLLILLILVCFLFSVSVASAKIIKIGGVACLTGGAATYGASTRNGCVLAFQEVNDKGGIDIGGEKYLIRYIFEDDQGSPEAAANAFRKLIDQDEVVAILGSVMSKCTLAGAPIAQDAGVPVISPTSTAVQVTRTGDYIFRSCFLDPFQGAVVATFCTNDLKAKTAAVIFDNANDYTKGLAEAFRESFEKLGGKVVAYESFTDEDKTTDFSAQLTNIKAANPDVIFLDAYYSAAALMAKQARGLGITVPFVGADGWDSAEFPKLGGEAVEGGYFCNHYSPEDPRPIVQNFVKKYAETYGATPDALATLAYDAALILIDSLNRTGSLNKADLRDAIAATNLECVSGQITFDEYGDPIKKAAVIKVENGKFVFQKFVQP
- a CDS encoding ABC transporter ATP-binding protein — translated: MTILELKDMCCYFGGLKAVEKFNTKIKKGELVGLIGPNGAGKTTVFNVITGIYPPTSGEIFFQGEYIGGLPSHKITQKGIVRTFQNIRIFPNLTVLENIIIAYHFRTHYSILSGILRDENYHREEEEMNKQALELLRLFDLHTYYNNPAGSLPYGEQRKLEIARALATKPSILLLDEPAAGMNPYETIKLMELVKKIKEDFQLTIFLIEHHMQFVMGICERIMVMDFGVQIAEGTPQEIQKNPTVIGAYLGEEKKDVKNS
- a CDS encoding ABC transporter ATP-binding protein gives rise to the protein MLKIHNLDVSYGPIRALKGISFEVKEGEIVTLIGANGAGKSTTLRTISNLLKPQGGSITFLNKDLLSVPAYDLVKLGIAHVPEGRIIFGPLTVQENLELASWGRRDKIAIQEDLNKVYDLFPLLKERKFQFGETLSGGEQQMLALGRGLMARAKLMLLDEPSMGLAPLLVQDIFRVIRQANAEGTTILLVEQNAHMALEVAHRAYVLETGNIILEGPAHEVAKNPKVIKAYLG